The [Clostridium] colinum genome includes the window ATTTTATTTTATTATAAACTTAATTATAGCTATTTTCAATAATTATTTGTAAAAAGTTATAATCAATTTAAAATACAAAAACACGGATATTAATCCGTGTTTTTATATTATAATATATATTTATCTATTAAATTTACAAGATTAGCAATTTCAGGTTTTGTTATTTGCGCAGTTGCTCCTAATCTTTCACCTTTAATTTTCATTTCATCATTTATAAGTGAAGAGAAAATAATAACTGGTATGTGTTTAAGTTCTTCATCATCTCTAATAAATTTTAAAAGACGATGACCGTCCATTTTTGGCATTTCTATATCAGTAACTATACAAGCAACTTTATCTTCAATAGGACCTGGCTGTTTTTTATATTCTTGTAAAGTATCCCAAGCGTGTTTACCATCTGTGCACATAGTTGTGTTTGTATATTGAGATTTGTGTAAACATTCTATTAAAAGTTTTTCTAACAGAGGAGAGTCTTCTGCTAAAAGGATAGGTTTTGTAGAATTATTACGTTCACCAAGTCTATCAATATCCGATACTTGTATACTTTTATCTGGACTAATGTCTGCAAGTATTTTTTCAAAGTCAAGAATAGTTATAAGTTTATCTTTAATTCTAGCAATACCTGTTGCAAGACCTTCTTCACCACTATATATAGTAGTATCTGGTTTTTCAATATGTTCCCAAGATATACGATGAATTTCTTCTACGGTGTGTACGTGGAAAGCAGTGTATACATTATTAAATATAGTTATTATAAAAATATCTCTACTTGGGTCTTCTGTGGCTGGTAACCCCATATATGTTGCCAAATCTATAACAGTCATTATTTCTTCTCTAGGTTTAAAAACACCTTCTACAAAAGGGCTAGAATTAGGCATAGGAGTAGCCTCTGTATATTTCATAATTTCTAATATTTTTGCAACATTTATACCAAAATGTCTACCTGCAATAGTAAACTCCATAAGCTCCAGCTCATTAGTTCCACTTTCTAAAAGAATTTTTGGCTTTAATATATCATTCAAATCAAAATCCCCCTTAAATATATTTTTATAAGTATTATTTATTAAGTTTAACAACACTAATAATGGACAAAATAACTATATAATTATAGTTACTTATTATTATAACATTTTAATTAAATAAATCAAACAAAATTTTAAAAAATTTTAAAACTTTTTTAAAGCTAGTTGAATAATATGCATTTTTATGATAAAGTTTTTATATAAAATACTTAGGAGGATACATTTTAAATGTGTGGATTTACTGGATTTACTGGAAATTTAGCTAACAAAGAAGAAGTAATAGAAAAAATGATGAATAAAATAATACATAGAGGACCAGATAGTAGTGGTATACATTGTGATGAAAATGTTACTCTTGGATTTAGACGCCTTAGCATTATAGGATTAGAAAATGGTTCGCAACCTATGTATAACGAAGATGGGAGCATCGTTATTGTATTTAACGGTGAAATATATAATTATGAGACAATAAAAAAAGAACTTTTAGAAAAAGGTCATATTTTTAAAAGTGAGGCAGACACAGAAGTTTTAGTGCATTTATACGAAGAAAAAGGTATGGATATGCTAAAAGATATAAGAGGTATGTTTGCTTTTGTTATATATGATATGAATAAAAAAGAGCTTTATGCAGTTAGAGACTTTTTTGGTATTAAACCTTTTTATTATTCCCATATAAATGGTAACTTTATTTTTGGGTCTGAAATAAAAAGTTTTTTAGAATATCCAGAGTTTAAAAAAGAAGTAAACTTAGTTGCTTTAGAAAATTATCTTTCTTTTCAATATTCTGTTTTGGAAGAAACATTTTTTAAAGGTGTGTTTAAGCTTATGCCAGGTCATTATTTAAAATATAAAGACGGCAATATAGATATAACAAGATATTTTGAGCCTATGTTTGAACCAGAACAAATGAAATTACAAGATG containing:
- a CDS encoding chemotaxis protein produces the protein MNDILKPKILLESGTNELELMEFTIAGRHFGINVAKILEIMKYTEATPMPNSSPFVEGVFKPREEIMTVIDLATYMGLPATEDPSRDIFIITIFNNVYTAFHVHTVEEIHRISWEHIEKPDTTIYSGEEGLATGIARIKDKLITILDFEKILADISPDKSIQVSDIDRLGERNNSTKPILLAEDSPLLEKLLIECLHKSQYTNTTMCTDGKHAWDTLQEYKKQPGPIEDKVACIVTDIEMPKMDGHRLLKFIRDDEELKHIPVIIFSSLINDEMKIKGERLGATAQITKPEIANLVNLIDKYIL